tatcacatacatacatacatacatacagggtgaGGGGGTCACAGGCTGTGTCCTACATGTACATACCTAGTCACATAtgtatcacatacatacatacatacatacatacagggtgaGGGGGTCAAAGGCTGTGTCCTACATGTACATACCTAGTCACATGtgtatcacatacatacatacatacagggtgaGGGGGTCACAGGCTGTGTCCTACATGTACATAGCTAGTCACATGtgtatcacatacatacatacatacatacatacatacagggtgaGGGGGTCACAGGCTGTCATACATGTACATACCTAGTCACATGtgtatcacatacatacatacatacagggtgaGGGGGTCACAGGCTGTGTCCTACATGTACATACCTAGTCACATGtgtatcacatacatacatatatacatacagggtGAGGGGGTCACAGGCTGTCATACATGTACATACCTAGTCACATGtgtatcacatacatacatacatacatacagggtgaGGGGGTCACAGGCTGTGTCCTACATGTACATACCTAGTCACATGtgtatcacatacatacatatatacatacagggtGAGGGGGTCACAGGCTGTGTCCTACATGTACATAGCTAGTCACATGtgtatcacatacatacatacatacatacagggtgaGGGGGTCACAGGCTGTCATACATGTACATACCTAGTTACATGTgtatcacatacatatatacatacatacagggtgaGGGGGTCACAGGCTGTCATACATGTACATGTCTAGTCACATGTGTATCACACAGACCTACATATCATGTACACACATCACATACCTATATACAAAAATATCacataaatatatgcatatatacacttacacatacatatatatatatatatataacccgtgcatgatactcatgcattctagtcaaatcaagctacttaaggtgttaaaaaggttcttgtcatgcatttgggccatagcccaggcctcaaccaccaaccactccccactgtcacccctggcaaccaccaaccactcccaactgtcacttctccttcaagaaatatatatatattttttttaaatctttataaacccttttaacaattaacaaattaaattaacaaattaaaaacatattagtataccaattttcagccctttctgattttttttttccacacacactaagaatttagtaggtcagtgtataactccgcccagcaggtggcgctgcagcttggttttattttttccccacacagacagactaacacacgccactaggcttttatattatagatgctcatcacacacactatttatagcTGGGGCCTGGGGGTATGTTCATCATGTTTTCCATTGATACTATGTATTTTGTCAGTGTCTGGTAATGAACATGTTGTCGTACAATGTTCTCTGACCATGTGATGACGTCTAGTGGAGCTATCATTCTCTTCTGAGGATGTGGGTGGTACTCCTATTCCTGGGGGCAATTAGTCCCCTGTTGTATTATATGATCCCCAGCGCTCTAAGTCTGTGGACAAAAAATATTACGTGTATAACCACTTGTAAATGAGCAATGTTTGTTGGCTATATATAGCTGGTATGTACCCATACAGCAGGGCTCTCCCATTTGTGGCACTTCATTCGTTATTACTTTGATTCCTGGTTGGAAATGTaaaatacacactatatatatatatatatatatatatatatatgagagagaacTACATACGGGAAACTAGTTTGTGTATAAGTATGACCTATGACTGATAGTTACATTATACCAATCCattaacacaatgggcctgattcattaaggaacctaaATGCTGATACGTGATGTATTTTGTATAGAATTGCACAGAAGAGGACTACGAAAATAAACacaagtacatccaattcatctttgaacgcaaaggacacttacaatcGCCTATGATTACAAGAGCAGAAAGGAGAAGTGAAGGGGCGCatacacgtagtcagtgtacagtaagggcgcgccaagcTCCAGCGAACGCAGCGtctgattcaaactttgggcgtctctaaggtacgtgtttttctgtcgtatcactggcaccagctacaggtcaggtgtaagtgctgattactagtgatgacggctgtgtatacagctagaacatgtgtctgcaatcaggagcagctgtaacaatgtattttgtgTACAGTAATCATtagtaacatcctgataaatatattttatgaaagaaaatatatatatatttttttactgattttaatagatatgttaatttatttcagaacattgtttttcctgtgtgttatgctggtactttatattccacatatgtattatacatatcctgcagtgtattgtgtctcaatacggcaagtgccatAAATGCAGAGTGCACGTACATCTGTATTCAAcgagagacatttcttcagttgAATACTGATGTGCCTGATTTACGTGTGCTTTTAAAAAAACGCTCATTATGTTAAttttgccttaataaatcagaccaaTGTGCTCTTTTCTATCCGCAGAACTAAAACCCGCACAATGGTTTCCCCACTGATCCGGCTGAGTCACATTTCTCTGCAGGTTTCCAATGCCCAGAAAACCATCACAGATCTGGTGACCAAGTACCGATTCCGACCATTCGCTGCTCGTGGTTTGGACGGAGGATCACCGCGTCAAGTGGCTTTAAGGAACGGGGGAGTTGTGTTCATAGTTAATGAAAACAGTCAGCTGACTCCCAAGAGCTCCACCCTGCTCTACGATTTTCCGGTCCCACTACCATCTCCAGACACCGCCTGCAATGTCAGCTACGAGGTGGAGGATGTTCCAGGCTTGTGCCGTCGATTGACCAACGAGGGCTGCCACCTGCTGCTGCCACCAACTGAGCTCCACGATGACGCTGGCTCTGTGTCGTACTGCGTAGTGAAGTCTGTATTTGGGAACGTGAGTCACACTCTTATAGACCGCACACGTTATGCCGCTCCTTTTCTCCCAGGCTTCCAGCCCCTAGAAAGTGAAAGTGATCCAGTTTCTACAGGAGACGTGTCATGCGTGGACCATATAACGTATAGCTGTCCTCGTGGCACCATGCCACGTGCCTACGACTGGTATAGACGCTGTTTTGGGTTCCAACACTTCCCTCTCCGTCAAGGAGAAGACCCCGAACGTGGATTTGAAATCAGTGGCCCACAGATAGGCATTCGTTTACTCTCTGTAGAGTGCCCGGGGCAGACCGAGGTGGGCAAGATTGTGTTGACTGAATCTTTGCCACAGAAAGGAGTGAACCAGATAGAGCAATTTCTGCAGCATCACAAA
This window of the Mixophyes fleayi isolate aMixFle1 chromosome 8, aMixFle1.hap1, whole genome shotgun sequence genome carries:
- the HPDL gene encoding 4-hydroxyphenylpyruvate dioxygenase-like protein, encoding MVSPLIRLSHISLQVSNAQKTITDLVTKYRFRPFAARGLDGGSPRQVALRNGGVVFIVNENSQLTPKSSTLLYDFPVPLPSPDTACNVSYEVEDVPGLCRRLTNEGCHLLLPPTELHDDAGSVSYCVVKSVFGNVSHTLIDRTRYAAPFLPGFQPLESESDPVSTGDVSCVDHITYSCPRGTMPRAYDWYRRCFGFQHFPLRQGEDPERGFEISGPQIGIRLLSVECPGQTEVGKIVLTESLPQKGVNQIEQFLQHHKEGGIQHIGLSTPDIFSAVEALTERGVTFAVQPASYYTDPQKKAEILRAGLTPQQLSPFGILLDSSTENVEWMATNKNILLQVFAEPLFAKDSVFLELIERRGAQGFGEGNIRALWRSMQDLMEDLRCKDSEEAMIQ